A genome region from Aestuariivirga litoralis includes the following:
- a CDS encoding ABC transporter ATP-binding protein: MAQLKLDHVTKKFGKHAALKDVSLDIADGEFFVLLGPTGAGKSTTLRTIAGLEKLDSGSIHIGGNDVVDETAAERDVALVFQYYSLYPRYTVRENLAFPLRSRVRRLPEDQIAKRIADAAKTLRIEHLLDRKTDRLSGGEMQRVSIGRAIVREPRAFLMDEPLSNLDAKLREALRGELKNLQARLKSTFLFVTHDQVEAMSMGDRIGVMQDGQIVQVGTPHEIYNAPNSLFVAGFVGAPSMSFIPAVANGGKISALGSDLKLKLHKDTRKGALTLGLRAEDVVIGPKGVLSGTIHEVENYGVEKIVTLKNDGQFLRAATAASLSTPLGAKVKFGFKPGKVHCFDPESGLRLKLEG, encoded by the coding sequence ATGGCGCAGCTTAAGCTTGACCACGTCACCAAGAAGTTCGGCAAGCATGCCGCGCTGAAAGACGTTTCGCTGGATATTGCAGACGGTGAATTCTTCGTACTGCTTGGGCCAACCGGTGCTGGCAAATCCACGACGTTGCGCACCATTGCAGGTTTGGAGAAGCTTGATTCCGGTAGCATTCATATCGGCGGCAACGATGTTGTCGACGAGACAGCGGCTGAGCGCGATGTGGCTTTGGTGTTCCAGTATTATTCGCTCTATCCGCGCTACACGGTGCGTGAGAATCTGGCCTTCCCGCTGCGCTCACGCGTGCGCCGCTTGCCGGAAGACCAGATTGCCAAGCGCATCGCTGACGCGGCCAAGACTTTGCGCATCGAGCATCTGCTGGACCGCAAGACTGACCGGCTTTCCGGCGGCGAGATGCAGCGCGTCTCCATCGGCCGCGCCATTGTGCGTGAGCCGCGCGCCTTCCTGATGGATGAGCCGCTGTCCAACCTCGATGCCAAGCTGCGCGAAGCGTTGCGCGGTGAGCTCAAGAATTTGCAGGCGCGGCTGAAATCCACCTTCCTGTTCGTGACGCATGACCAGGTGGAAGCCATGTCGATGGGCGACCGGATTGGCGTGATGCAGGATGGCCAGATCGTGCAGGTGGGCACACCGCATGAAATCTACAACGCGCCCAACAGCCTGTTCGTGGCGGGCTTTGTGGGTGCGCCGTCGATGAGCTTCATTCCAGCCGTTGCCAATGGTGGCAAGATTTCCGCCCTGGGCTCAGATTTGAAATTGAAGCTGCACAAGGACACACGCAAGGGGGCCCTGACATTGGGTCTGCGGGCGGAAGATGTGGTAATCGGCCCCAAGGGTGTGCTTTCGGGCACCATCCATGAAGTTGAAAACTATGGTGTCGAAAAAATCGTCACCTTGAAGAATGACGGCCAGTTCCTGCGCGCCGCCACGGCGGCTTCACTTTCCACGCCGCTGGGCGCAAAAGTGAAATTCGGCTTCAAGCCGGGCAAGGTGCATTGCTTTGATCCCGAAAGCGGCCTGCGGCTGAAATTGGAAGGATAG
- a CDS encoding Tm-1-like ATP-binding domain-containing protein, translated as MKVYVIGTCDTKGEELRYACACVAEAGAVPVLVDVSTVGEGMADVSAKEVAAFHPQGVSAVLGLKDRGQAISAMAEALTLYLLSRKDIGAVLGLGGGGNTALVTQAMRGLPVGVPKLMLSTMASGQMAPYVGPSDITMMHSVADIAGLNAITRKVIGNAAHAAAGMAMNKVAEAKDKRPGLGFTMFGVTTPLITQLREKLEATHECFVFHATGTGGQCFEKLADGGFFLAVMDMTTTEVADHLFGGVLPCTDDRFGCFARHAIPYIGSVGACDMVNFGARETVPAKFQSRKLHVHNAQVTLMRTTPEENAAIGAFIVQRVNAMQGLVRFLLPLKGVSALDAQGQSFFDPAADRALFDAIRRGWKSDPQHQLIEVDAHINDATFAAASLSAFHDITR; from the coding sequence GTGAAGGTCTACGTCATTGGGACGTGTGACACCAAGGGCGAGGAGCTGCGCTATGCCTGCGCTTGTGTGGCCGAAGCAGGTGCAGTGCCGGTTCTGGTCGATGTATCGACCGTAGGTGAAGGCATGGCCGATGTGTCGGCCAAAGAAGTCGCTGCATTCCATCCACAGGGTGTTAGTGCTGTGCTCGGTCTGAAAGATCGCGGCCAGGCGATCTCGGCCATGGCTGAGGCGCTCACGCTCTATCTGCTCAGCCGCAAGGATATCGGCGCCGTGCTGGGATTGGGCGGCGGCGGCAATACTGCGCTCGTCACCCAGGCGATGCGCGGGCTTCCGGTGGGCGTGCCCAAGCTCATGCTCTCCACCATGGCGTCTGGCCAGATGGCACCCTATGTCGGCCCGTCTGATATCACCATGATGCATTCGGTGGCGGATATTGCCGGGCTCAATGCCATCACTCGCAAGGTGATCGGCAATGCCGCCCATGCGGCAGCCGGTATGGCGATGAACAAGGTCGCAGAAGCGAAGGACAAGCGCCCCGGCCTCGGCTTCACTATGTTCGGCGTCACTACGCCACTCATCACCCAGCTGCGTGAAAAGCTGGAAGCCACTCACGAATGCTTCGTCTTCCACGCCACCGGCACGGGCGGCCAATGTTTCGAGAAACTGGCCGATGGCGGTTTCTTCTTAGCTGTGATGGACATGACTACCACGGAAGTGGCCGATCATCTCTTCGGTGGCGTTCTTCCGTGTACTGATGATCGATTTGGCTGTTTCGCCCGCCACGCCATTCCCTATATCGGCTCCGTTGGCGCTTGCGACATGGTGAACTTTGGCGCACGCGAAACTGTGCCAGCAAAATTTCAGTCGCGTAAATTACATGTGCACAATGCGCAAGTCACTTTGATGCGCACCACGCCGGAAGAAAATGCCGCCATCGGCGCGTTCATCGTGCAGCGCGTGAACGCGATGCAGGGCCTGGTGCGCTTCCTCCTGCCGCTCAAGGGTGTTTCGGCCCTTGATGCGCAGGGCCAATCCTTCTTCGATCCCGCGGCTGATCGGGCGCTCTTCGACGCCATCCGCAGGGGTTGGAAGAGCGATCCTCAGCACCAGCTCATCGAAGTGGATGCGCATATCAATGATGCGACTTTTGCTGCAGCATCACTTTCCGCCTTCCACGATATCACAAGGTAA
- a CDS encoding SRPBCC family protein, with amino-acid sequence MARAYASILLNTPIENAWSLVRDFNGLPSWAPVIARSRIEGGLDSDVVGCVRDFYDKEGARIRERLLALDDANWTFTYNFEKPAFPVRNYIATLRMYPVTQTNQTFAEWGSTFDEAPGDEGKYEKIISNDVFAANFANLAKIIAKQKKPAPATEGRWKAGLPNKVWTSRHIKVPLADVWGVMRDFAGMGRWHDEITKMQMLKKHRSDKVSGTRDFYFGTGHLNEQLLSLSDIEHSFLYRITKSEIPWINYVSGPRLWPVTANNSTFGVWTGDWDASPQDDLILIPRTEQNVYQKAFAGVESLLKKKK; translated from the coding sequence ATGGCCCGCGCTTACGCCTCGATCCTGCTGAACACGCCGATTGAAAACGCATGGAGCCTGGTGCGTGACTTCAACGGCCTGCCATCCTGGGCGCCAGTCATCGCGCGCTCGCGCATCGAGGGCGGGCTCGATTCCGATGTGGTGGGCTGCGTGCGTGATTTCTATGACAAGGAAGGGGCACGCATCCGCGAACGCCTGTTGGCACTGGATGATGCGAACTGGACCTTCACTTACAATTTCGAAAAGCCGGCCTTCCCGGTGCGCAACTACATCGCCACTTTGCGCATGTATCCGGTCACCCAGACCAACCAGACCTTCGCGGAATGGGGTTCAACCTTCGATGAAGCGCCGGGCGATGAAGGCAAATACGAGAAGATCATTTCCAATGATGTCTTCGCCGCCAACTTTGCCAACCTCGCCAAGATCATTGCCAAACAGAAGAAACCCGCACCCGCCACCGAAGGCCGCTGGAAGGCGGGCCTGCCCAACAAAGTCTGGACCTCGCGCCACATCAAGGTGCCGCTCGCCGATGTCTGGGGCGTGATGCGCGATTTCGCCGGCATGGGCCGCTGGCATGATGAAATCACCAAGATGCAAATGCTGAAAAAGCACCGCTCCGACAAAGTGTCAGGCACGCGCGATTTCTATTTCGGCACGGGCCATCTGAATGAGCAGCTGCTGTCACTCTCGGATATCGAACATTCATTCCTCTATCGCATCACCAAAAGCGAAATCCCGTGGATCAACTATGTCTCAGGCCCCCGGCTGTGGCCGGTGACCGCCAACAACAGCACCTTTGGTGTCTGGACTGGTGATTGGGACGCAAGCCCGCAGGACGATCTGATCCTCATCCCGCGCACCGAGCAGAATGTCTATCAAAAGGCGTTTGCTGGTGTTGAATCGCTGCTGAAGAAAAAGAAATAG
- a CDS encoding SDR family oxidoreductase produces the protein MRFSGRRAVVTGGLSGIGEAVAKRIAAEGGKVAIWDVNGGIKCDISDLASVEAAMAETLKQLGGVDILVNSAGITGPTVPVDGFPVDGWMKTIAINLNGTFHTNRTVLPHMIAQNYGRIVNIASIAGKEGNPNASAYSASKAGVIAFTKSLSKEVAKHDITANSVTPAAVRTPIFDQMPQSHIDFMLSRIPKGRFGTVQENAAVICFLASEECSFSTGAVFDTSGGRATY, from the coding sequence ATGCGATTTTCTGGGCGCCGCGCCGTCGTCACTGGCGGCCTTTCCGGCATTGGCGAGGCCGTGGCCAAACGCATCGCAGCAGAAGGCGGCAAGGTCGCCATCTGGGATGTGAATGGCGGTATCAAATGCGACATTTCCGATCTCGCCTCCGTGGAAGCCGCAATGGCCGAGACGCTGAAGCAGTTGGGTGGCGTGGATATCCTGGTCAACAGTGCCGGCATCACCGGGCCTACAGTGCCCGTCGATGGGTTTCCGGTGGATGGCTGGATGAAGACCATCGCCATCAATCTCAACGGCACATTCCATACCAACCGCACGGTGCTGCCGCATATGATCGCCCAGAACTACGGGCGCATCGTCAACATCGCCTCGATCGCAGGCAAGGAAGGCAACCCCAATGCCTCGGCTTATTCGGCTTCGAAGGCTGGTGTAATTGCTTTCACCAAATCACTCTCCAAGGAAGTGGCGAAGCATGACATCACCGCCAATTCGGTGACACCTGCGGCGGTGCGCACGCCGATTTTCGACCAGATGCCGCAGAGCCATATTGATTTCATGCTGTCGCGGATTCCGAAGGGGCGGTTTGGGACTGTGCAGGAGAATGCTGCAGTGATCTGCTTCCTCGCGTCGGAGGAATGTTCGTTCTCGACGGGTGCGGTGTTTGATACGTCAGGTGGGCGGGCGACTTACTAG
- a CDS encoding COG4705 family protein, translating into MRALETADMRATEQFWSKVPLVTITFWLIKIMATTVGETAADLLAMRLGLGLTITSLIMTGVFIIFLILQMRAKFYVPLLYWMTVVLISVVGTLISDNLVDGFGISLVTTTIVFGIILAAVFLAWYNSEGTLSIHSITTFRRESFYWLAILFTFALGTSAGDLVAEGFDLGYLTAANVFGLMIVLTALGYFAFGLNAVGCFWIAYILTRPFGASIGDFLSKPNIAGGLGLGTVTTSMIFLGLIAALVAYLTATRVDREEIQHKA; encoded by the coding sequence ATGAGAGCGCTTGAAACGGCCGACATGCGGGCCACAGAACAATTCTGGAGCAAGGTGCCGCTGGTCACCATCACCTTCTGGCTGATCAAGATCATGGCCACCACGGTGGGTGAAACCGCTGCCGATCTTCTGGCCATGCGGCTGGGGCTTGGCCTTACAATAACATCGCTCATCATGACGGGCGTTTTTATCATTTTCCTCATCCTGCAGATGCGCGCGAAATTCTATGTGCCATTGCTGTACTGGATGACAGTGGTGCTGATCAGCGTGGTCGGCACATTGATTTCCGACAATCTGGTCGATGGCTTCGGCATCAGCCTTGTCACCACCACCATTGTCTTCGGCATCATTCTCGCCGCTGTATTTTTGGCCTGGTACAATTCGGAAGGCACGCTGTCCATCCACAGCATCACCACCTTCCGCCGTGAAAGCTTTTACTGGTTGGCCATCCTGTTCACTTTCGCACTCGGCACGTCTGCCGGTGATCTTGTGGCCGAAGGCTTTGATCTTGGCTACCTCACCGCCGCCAATGTTTTCGGCCTGATGATCGTGCTCACGGCGCTTGGCTACTTTGCCTTCGGCCTCAATGCCGTCGGCTGCTTCTGGATCGCCTATATTCTCACGCGCCCCTTCGGTGCCTCGATTGGTGATTTCCTGTCCAAGCCGAATATCGCTGGCGGGCTGGGCCTTGGCACGGTCACCACCAGCATGATTTTCCTCGGACTCATCGCTGCACTGGTTGCCTATCTGACCGCCACGCGGGTGGACCGGGAAGAGATTCAGCACAAGGCCTGA
- a CDS encoding sugar phosphate isomerase/epimerase family protein, with amino-acid sequence MKYGFNMLLWSAHVTQEHAPILKALKRGGYDAVEIPIFEGSPDHYARLGELLDKIGLERSTVSVMVQGKHPLSADSATRKSALEWAKWVVDCNSALGAPILGGPMHSELGLFTGAGPTAAERKRGISFHRALGDHAGKKNVKLSLEALNRFETYFLNTMAQLADYLDEVDHPHIKAMYDTFHANIEEKDPAAAVKTIRRHLIHVHISENDRGTPGKGHIPLDKAYKALRAVKYDGHMTIEAFGRALPALAAATRVWRDFFPNRDEVWKKGIINMKQGWANAK; translated from the coding sequence ATGAAGTACGGCTTCAACATGCTTTTATGGTCGGCGCACGTGACGCAAGAGCACGCGCCCATCCTGAAAGCGCTCAAGAGAGGCGGCTATGATGCCGTCGAGATTCCGATCTTCGAAGGCTCGCCCGATCATTATGCGCGGCTGGGCGAATTGCTCGATAAAATAGGTCTGGAACGCTCCACAGTTAGCGTGATGGTTCAGGGCAAACATCCGCTGTCAGCGGATTCCGCCACCCGCAAGTCGGCTCTCGAATGGGCCAAATGGGTGGTGGATTGCAATTCCGCTTTGGGTGCGCCCATACTTGGTGGCCCGATGCATTCGGAGCTTGGCCTATTCACCGGCGCGGGCCCCACCGCTGCAGAGCGCAAGCGCGGCATTTCCTTCCATCGCGCGCTGGGTGACCATGCGGGCAAGAAGAATGTGAAACTGTCGCTCGAAGCGCTCAACCGGTTCGAGACTTACTTCCTTAACACCATGGCGCAGCTGGCCGATTATCTGGATGAGGTTGATCATCCGCATATCAAGGCCATGTATGATACGTTCCACGCCAATATCGAGGAGAAGGACCCGGCCGCTGCAGTCAAAACCATCAGGCGGCATTTGATCCATGTTCATATTTCCGAGAACGACCGCGGCACGCCGGGCAAGGGCCACATCCCGCTCGACAAAGCCTATAAGGCTTTGCGTGCGGTGAAATATGATGGCCACATGACGATTGAAGCCTTCGGCCGCGCGCTGCCGGCGCTGGCCGCTGCCACCCGCGTCTGGCGCGACTTCTTCCCCAACCGCGATGAAGTGTGGAAGAAGGGCATCATCAACATGAAGCAAGGCTGGGCCAACGCCAAGTGA
- the mgrA gene encoding L-glyceraldehyde 3-phosphate reductase has translation MHTPDPKRYEAATFRTCGKSGLKLPPISLGLWQNFGGADVFETGRAVIRRAFDRGVTHFDLANNYGPPFGSAEENFGKIMEQDFRGFRDEMIISTKAGWDMWPGPYGIGGSRKHVLASLDQSLKRMKLDHVDIFYSHRPTPDVPLEETMGALTQIVRQGKATYVGISSYGPERTRAAYDLLKKEGVPLLIHQPSYSMVNRWVEQGLLNTLSDLGVGCIAFSPLAQGMLTSKYLNGVPADARAAKAGSLKEGMLSAQTIEKVKSLNEIATARGQTLAQMAIAWVLRNPAVTTALIGARNVAQLDDSLDAVKNLAFSADELKKIDQFATESSIDLWRSQSDVM, from the coding sequence ATGCACACACCTGACCCCAAGCGTTATGAGGCGGCCACGTTCCGCACCTGCGGCAAATCCGGATTGAAGCTGCCGCCGATTTCGCTGGGCCTCTGGCAGAATTTTGGTGGTGCCGATGTGTTTGAAACCGGTCGCGCCGTCATCCGCCGCGCCTTTGACCGCGGGGTAACGCATTTCGATCTCGCCAATAATTATGGCCCGCCCTTTGGTTCGGCCGAAGAAAATTTCGGCAAGATCATGGAACAGGATTTCCGTGGCTTCCGCGATGAGATGATCATTTCCACCAAAGCGGGCTGGGACATGTGGCCGGGGCCTTATGGCATCGGCGGTTCGCGCAAGCATGTGCTGGCTTCGCTGGACCAGAGCCTGAAGCGCATGAAGCTTGATCATGTGGATATTTTCTATTCGCACCGCCCCACACCGGATGTGCCGCTGGAAGAAACGATGGGTGCCCTCACGCAGATCGTGCGCCAGGGCAAGGCCACCTATGTGGGCATCTCGTCTTACGGTCCGGAGCGCACGCGTGCGGCTTACGATCTGTTGAAGAAGGAAGGCGTTCCGTTGCTGATCCACCAGCCGTCTTATTCGATGGTCAATCGCTGGGTGGAGCAAGGGCTGCTCAACACGCTGTCTGATCTTGGTGTGGGCTGCATTGCGTTCTCGCCTTTGGCGCAGGGCATGCTGACGTCGAAATATCTGAATGGCGTGCCCGCCGATGCGCGCGCCGCCAAGGCTGGCTCTCTCAAGGAAGGGATGTTGAGTGCGCAAACCATCGAGAAGGTGAAATCGCTCAACGAGATTGCCACGGCGCGCGGGCAGACGCTGGCGCAAATGGCGATTGCCTGGGTGCTGCGCAACCCGGCGGTGACCACTGCCCTCATCGGCGCACGCAATGTGGCGCAGCTCGATGATTCACTGGATGCGGTGAAGAACCTGGCCTTCTCGGCGGATGAGCTGAAGAAGATCGATCAATTCGCCACCGAGAGCAGCATTGATCTATGGCGCAGCCAGTCGGACGTAATGTGA
- a CDS encoding ATP-binding protein: MTSLRNAILIRMAGLLLAVGIVSAGATYYYVQEETQLTFDTEIRQFATYVEALSPLAPGGKAPLPPVGAEDLFLLQIWDSAGKLTWSSSGPADAPVPKVQGYGIDQIDATHWRSYTLFNPQRTIRVSLPLDERNEQASTAALQIAIPMAVIVPLSWLVLSVMIDRIMRRLDRAAWLIRSRKPDDPSAVPEENLPKEVQPFVASINELVGRLNDNVEQQKRFVSDAAHELRTPLTAIGIQIGNLENSLTTAAQRERIAPLKAGAKRANQLIEQLLQLARAEKGRVAVQDEVSLGAIFSTLQSTFDPIAVQNKIELSFANASSGLALNQHDAIHVLTALIENAIAYSQPGSRVTVSASPESIVVQDEGPGIPPEKLPHIFERFYRASNGLVPGTGLGLSIAKAVCDQRGWLLHIANRQDRAGIRAVLQVKKVSA, encoded by the coding sequence GTGACGTCGCTCCGCAACGCAATACTGATCCGCATGGCCGGTTTGTTACTTGCCGTGGGCATCGTGTCGGCAGGCGCCACCTACTATTATGTGCAAGAAGAAACGCAGCTGACATTCGATACAGAAATTCGCCAGTTCGCCACCTATGTGGAGGCGTTGTCTCCCCTCGCTCCCGGCGGCAAGGCACCATTGCCGCCGGTTGGCGCTGAAGATCTTTTCCTTCTGCAGATTTGGGATAGTGCCGGTAAGCTCACTTGGTCATCCAGCGGTCCGGCGGATGCACCAGTACCCAAGGTGCAAGGCTATGGCATTGACCAGATCGATGCCACTCACTGGCGCTCCTACACCCTGTTCAATCCGCAGCGCACGATCCGCGTATCGCTCCCGCTGGATGAACGCAATGAGCAAGCCTCAACCGCCGCTCTGCAGATCGCCATTCCCATGGCGGTGATCGTTCCATTGTCGTGGCTCGTGCTGAGCGTAATGATTGACCGGATCATGCGCCGGCTTGATCGTGCTGCCTGGTTGATCCGTAGCCGCAAGCCGGATGATCCGAGCGCGGTGCCGGAGGAGAATCTTCCAAAAGAAGTGCAGCCCTTTGTTGCCAGCATCAATGAACTGGTTGGCCGTTTGAATGACAATGTGGAACAGCAGAAACGCTTCGTCTCTGATGCAGCGCATGAATTGCGCACGCCGCTCACGGCCATCGGTATCCAGATCGGTAATCTGGAAAATTCACTCACCACCGCTGCACAGCGCGAACGCATCGCACCTCTCAAGGCAGGTGCAAAGCGTGCCAATCAATTGATCGAGCAATTGCTGCAGCTGGCGCGAGCCGAAAAGGGGCGGGTCGCTGTCCAAGACGAGGTATCACTTGGCGCGATCTTTTCAACGCTGCAGTCCACTTTTGATCCCATCGCAGTTCAGAACAAAATCGAACTCTCTTTCGCAAATGCAAGCTCCGGCCTTGCTTTGAATCAGCATGATGCCATTCACGTTCTCACAGCATTGATCGAAAACGCCATCGCCTATTCCCAGCCCGGCAGCCGCGTTACAGTGTCCGCCAGCCCGGAATCCATTGTCGTTCAGGACGAGGGGCCGGGCATTCCGCCTGAGAAATTGCCGCATATTTTCGAAAGGTTCTATCGTGCGTCCAATGGTCTTGTGCCCGGAACCGGCCTTGGCCTCTCCATCGCAAAGGCCGTTTGTGATCAGCGCGGCTGGTTGCTGCACATCGCCAACCGGCAAGACCGCGCAGGCATTCGCGCCGTGCTCCAGGTGAAAAAGGTCTCGGCCTAA
- a CDS encoding ABC transporter ATP-binding protein has translation MAEIILRDIEKYFGDVYVIRKLNLTIKNKEFVVLLGPSGCGKTTTLRAIAGLEDINTGEILIDGKPVQSLEPGNRDIAFVFQLFALYPHLTAHDNIAFPLRATNEATEDVNAKVKAVAKSLQIEHLMNKRPSQLSGGDMQRVAIGRALVRRPKAMLMDEPIGALDAKLREEMRVELKRLHVENQSTTVYVTHDQVEAMALADRVAIMNDGVLQQVGTPDEVYNHPANLFVAQFVGSPVMNIAPGKISSAKGKSTVALAGAKASFDIPAQFAAQITKAGGALDKVMLGIRPEGVLLSDKQEKAGLLATVKLIEPLGSHDIVDLGFGDQTLRARTSSGRLRKVGDKIWARLDPDQIRFFDQGSSKSFQVKFNGAA, from the coding sequence ATGGCTGAAATCATCCTTCGCGATATCGAGAAATATTTCGGCGACGTTTACGTCATCCGAAAACTGAACCTCACCATCAAGAACAAGGAATTCGTGGTGCTGCTGGGCCCATCGGGCTGCGGCAAGACCACGACGCTGCGCGCCATTGCCGGCCTTGAAGACATCAATACCGGCGAGATCCTGATTGACGGCAAACCGGTGCAGAGCCTGGAGCCAGGCAACCGCGACATAGCCTTCGTGTTCCAGCTGTTTGCGCTTTATCCGCATCTCACCGCGCATGACAATATTGCCTTCCCGCTGCGCGCCACCAATGAGGCGACCGAGGACGTGAACGCCAAGGTGAAGGCGGTGGCCAAATCATTGCAGATCGAGCATCTGATGAACAAGCGCCCGTCGCAGCTCTCGGGCGGCGACATGCAGCGCGTGGCCATCGGACGCGCGCTGGTGCGCCGGCCCAAGGCGATGCTGATGGATGAACCGATTGGTGCTCTCGATGCCAAGCTGCGCGAAGAAATGCGCGTGGAGCTGAAGCGCCTTCACGTCGAAAACCAGTCGACCACGGTTTACGTGACGCATGACCAGGTGGAAGCCATGGCGCTGGCAGACCGTGTGGCGATCATGAATGACGGCGTACTGCAGCAAGTCGGCACGCCGGATGAAGTCTATAATCATCCCGCCAATCTTTTCGTGGCGCAATTCGTGGGCAGCCCGGTAATGAATATTGCACCGGGTAAAATCTCCTCCGCCAAGGGCAAGAGCACAGTGGCTCTGGCTGGTGCGAAGGCCAGCTTCGATATTCCGGCGCAATTTGCGGCGCAGATCACCAAGGCCGGCGGTGCGCTGGACAAGGTGATGCTGGGCATCCGCCCGGAAGGTGTGCTGCTGTCAGACAAGCAGGAGAAGGCCGGGCTGCTGGCCACGGTCAAACTGATCGAGCCTCTGGGTTCGCATGACATTGTCGATCTCGGCTTCGGCGATCAAACCCTGCGTGCGCGCACGTCAAGTGGCCGGTTGCGCAAGGTGGGCGACAAGATCTGGGCCCGGCTTGATCCCGACCAAATCAGATTCTTCGATCAAGGCTCAAGCAAATCATTTCAGGTAAAGTTCAATGGCGCAGCTTAA
- a CDS encoding phosphoenolpyruvate hydrolase family protein, giving the protein MPRFERQALLDKFTGMIARKEPIIGGGAGTGLSAKCEELGGIDLIVIYNSGRYRMAGRGSLAGILAYGNANEIVKEMAYEVLPVVQHTPVLAGVNGTDPFLLTDHFLEELKAMGFSGIQNFPTVGLIDGVLRQNLEETGMSYSLEIDLIKKARAKDMLTTPYVFNADEAAAMTKAGADIIVMHMGLTTGGNIGAETAVKLKDCPEKLTAWADAARKVRKDVILLCHGGPISSPEDASFVLKNTPGVHGFYGASSMERLPVETALTEQTRAFKKITF; this is encoded by the coding sequence ATGCCCCGTTTTGAACGCCAAGCCCTGCTCGACAAATTCACCGGCATGATTGCACGCAAGGAACCCATCATCGGCGGCGGTGCCGGCACCGGCCTCTCTGCCAAATGTGAAGAGCTGGGCGGCATTGACCTGATCGTCATCTACAATTCCGGCCGCTACCGCATGGCCGGCCGAGGTTCACTCGCCGGCATTCTCGCTTATGGCAATGCCAATGAGATCGTGAAGGAAATGGCCTATGAAGTTCTGCCAGTGGTGCAGCACACGCCGGTTCTGGCCGGCGTGAACGGCACTGATCCGTTTCTGCTCACCGATCATTTTCTGGAAGAGCTGAAAGCCATGGGCTTTTCTGGCATCCAGAATTTCCCCACTGTGGGGCTGATTGATGGCGTGCTGCGCCAGAACCTCGAAGAAACTGGCATGAGCTACAGCCTGGAGATTGATCTCATCAAGAAGGCCCGCGCCAAGGACATGCTGACCACGCCTTACGTGTTCAACGCCGATGAAGCCGCCGCCATGACGAAAGCGGGTGCCGACATCATCGTCATGCATATGGGCCTCACCACCGGCGGCAACATTGGCGCAGAGACGGCCGTGAAGCTGAAGGACTGCCCGGAAAAGCTCACCGCATGGGCCGATGCGGCGCGCAAAGTGCGCAAGGATGTGATCCTGCTCTGCCACGGCGGGCCGATCTCATCGCCAGAAGATGCATCTTTCGTGCTGAAAAACACCCCCGGCGTTCACGGCTTCTATGGCGCAAGCTCGATGGAGCGCCTGCCGGTCGAAACCGCACTCACCGAACAAACCCGCGCCTTCAAGAAAATCACCTTCTAG